The genomic interval GCGGGTTCGATTCCCGCTTTCGGTACAACTTAAAATCCTTATTCAAAAAATGAATAAGGATTTTTTTTGACCTTTATTTTAAATAAGCACTTGGATCAACACCTTCTCTAGTTTTCCATATCTCTTAATTGTATTTCTAATGCTTTCGTAGAGAGTTGAACCTCATAAAGTGATAATAATAAAGAGCATAATAAAGCCAGTAAGCTAACACCAAATATCATATTAGCCCAAAACAGAATCTCGATATAGATTAAAAACATAGTTATCACAGCCAATAAAAAGCTTATGATCGCCATGGCTTGCATGTTTTTTATAATTATGAGTCGTTGCCTTAGTTTCTTAACCTGTAAGCCTATGTTTTCAGATTCACTGACCTGATAAGCCGCATACAAATTCCTTATCAAAGCAGCTATAGCAAGATATCTGGCGTTATAAGCGAGCATAGTAAGTGAGATTGCTGGAAACAATAATGCAGGAATACTTAGAGAGAGTGTCATTTATGATTTTAGGATTTATTTGTTCTAAATATAGCCATTGTATAATTCATATTTGTTTGCAATTTATTAAGATGCAGTCACAAACAATGGTTAATTAAAATTTTAAAATACTCCTTCCTAATTATCTTTATAATAGGAAAATTAAAAGACAGCTAGTCTTTTCAAAAACAGCTTATTATGAAAACGATTCTTATATTTTTGACAGTAATCATGTTAGGGTTTAACTCGACATCAACCTTGGTAGAATCATACGATATCTCAACAACTAAAGACGTAAATATTTTGACTTTTGACGGTTATGAAGGTGAGTATTTTTTCTTTACAGACCACAAT from Dokdonia sp. Hel_I_53 carries:
- a CDS encoding DUF2721 domain-containing protein; the protein is MTLSLSIPALLFPAISLTMLAYNARYLAIAALIRNLYAAYQVSESENIGLQVKKLRQRLIIIKNMQAMAIISFLLAVITMFLIYIEILFWANMIFGVSLLALLCSLLLSLYEVQLSTKALEIQLRDMEN